Proteins from a genomic interval of Phlebotomus papatasi isolate M1 chromosome 3, Ppap_2.1, whole genome shotgun sequence:
- the LOC129806907 gene encoding uncharacterized protein LOC129806907 isoform X6, which translates to MGRKLLRNLDATCERVTQRSTKEEIKGRKERKDSSGISSDDEANLLEKKSDDGSSDTSDGTRNVRGRRFGSRKGKKQRWREKSATCEARERLEEDEEEEKDLHYYVVASSSSGSEDSPKKVPQMRGKNGGKNPRRQRRNQRKDSQESVEKMPVGRKDKKSVNFSGCDEERIWTLTPPLRQHTKLNMTEDILSSCLRSYVLLPHQLRPLGFPVACEWDRRRAIIYKSSPGEFFALKRASIVSSGSVFDVNAAEFVPASHGGEVPQVTSSVIVNECDGLDKPSQEALLSGDSGQSSGSSSPPSVDGEDALDDTVTFIPSEEKRCCRCGRGFFVTVDGEYLTHEACVFHWGKLQRVDCLPFGRVEFSCCGGDAGSRGCTTNRLHVWYGLQTGLNGPFEGFVATRTGASDGKHQIFGLDCEMCFTGRGLELCKVSVVASDGRLLYERLVKPECQIVDYNTRFSGISEQDFTARGQNIRTLKEVQQDLLKMIGAEAILVGHGLENDLRALKIIHRNIIDTSVVFPHTSGLPFRRSLKSLAKTFLKRDIQTAATGHDSLEDSRACIELMLWRVRKDFRTSINAH; encoded by the exons ACGCAACTTGTGAGAGAGTGACTCAGAGGAGCACCAAGGAGGAGATTAAGGGAAGGAAAGAACGAAAGGATAGCAGTGGCATATCGTCAGATGACGAAGCAAATCTGCTGGAGAAGAAGTCCGATGATGGGAGCAGTGATACGAGTGATGGCACAAGAAATGTCCGTGGGAGACGTTTTGGCAGCCGGAAGGGTAAAAAGCAGCGCTGGAGGGAAAAATCAGCCACCTGTGAAG CCCGAGAACGATTGGAGGAAGATGAGGAGGAAGAGAAAGATCTCCATTACTATGTGGTAGCCAGCAGTAGTAGTGGAAGTGAGGATTCTCCGAAGAAAGTCCCACAGATGCGTGGGAAGAATGGCGGAAAGAATCCACGTCGGCAGCGTCGGAATCAGCGCAAAGATAGCCAGGAATCCGTGGAGAAGATGCCTGTGGGCAGGAAGGATAAAAAGAGTGTGAATTTCAGTGGATGCGATGAAGAGAGAATATGGACTCTGACTCCGCCATTGAGGCAGCATACAAAGCTCAATATGACTGAGGATATTCTCAGTTCATGCCTCAGATCATATGTCCTGCTTCCACATCAGCTTCGTCCATTGGGTTTTCCGGTGGCGTGTGAGTGGGATCGACGACGAGCTATTATTTACAAGAGTTCTCCTGGGGAATTCTTTGCCCTCAAGAGAGCTTCAATTGTGTCCAGTGGCAGTGTTTTTGATGTCAATGCAGCAGAATTCGTGCCTGCGAGTCACGGAGGAGAAGTACCTCAGGTGACTTCATCGGTGATTGTCAATGAATGCGATGGACTGGATAAACCGTCGCAGGAAGCTCTGCTGTCCGGAGACAGTGGTCAGAGCAGTGGCTCTTCGAGTCCACCATCCGTGGATGGAGAAGATGCTCTGGATGACACTGTGACATTTATTCCCAGCGAAGAGAAACGCTGCTGCCGCTGCGGTAGGGGATTCTTTGTGACAGTCGACGGGGAGTATTTGACTCATGAGGCATGTGTCTTCCACTGGGGCAAATTACAGCGTGTGGATTGCCTGCCATTTGGTCGGGTGGAGTTTTCATGCTGTGGCGGTGATGCTGGAAGTCGAGGATGTACAACAAATCGCCTCCATGTCTG GTATGGCCTCCAGACGGGTCTAAATGGTCCATTTGAGGGCTTCGTAGCAACTCGTACAGGTGCTTCAGATGGGAAGCATCAGATTTTTGGGCTGGACTGTGAGATGTGCTTTACTGGACGTGGTCTAGAGCTGTGCAAAGTATCTGTGGTAGCTTCCGATGGGAGATTGCTCTATGAGCGTCTCGTGAAGCCAGAATGTCAAATAGTGGACTACAATACTCGATTTTCGGGTATCTCTGAGCAGGACTTTACAGCTCGGGGGCAGAATATTCGGACGCTGAAGGAGGTGCAGCAGGATTTGCTGAAGATGATTGGGGCTGAGGCAATTCTCGTTGGTCATGGCCTTGAGAATGACTTACGAGCCCTGAAGATCATCCATAGGAACATCATTGATACATCTGTGGTGTTTCCTCATACTTCAGGGCTCCCATTTAGGCGATCCCTGAAATCCCTGGCTAAGACTTTTCTCAAGCGAGACATCCAGACAGCTGCCACGGGTCACGATAGCCTCGAAGACAGTCGGGCTTGCATTGAGCTGATGCTGTGGCGAGTCCGGAAGGATTTTCGCACCAGCATCAATGCCCACTGA
- the LOC129806907 gene encoding uncharacterized protein LOC129806907 isoform X4, with protein sequence MYLHEHIMYLFLTLIGLCFALGCRRQVRRKNATCERVTQRSTKEEIKGRKERKDSSGISSDDEANLLEKKSDDGSSDTSDGTRNVRGRRFGSRKGKKQRWREKSATCEARERLEEDEEEEKDLHYYVVASSSSGSEDSPKKVPQMRGKNGGKNPRRQRRNQRKDSQESVEKMPVGRKDKKSVNFSGCDEERIWTLTPPLRQHTKLNMTEDILSSCLRSYVLLPHQLRPLGFPVACEWDRRRAIIYKSSPGEFFALKRASIVSSGSVFDVNAAEFVPASHGGEVPQVTSSVIVNECDGLDKPSQEALLSGDSGQSSGSSSPPSVDGEDALDDTVTFIPSEEKRCCRCGRGFFVTVDGEYLTHEACVFHWGKLQRVDCLPFGRVEFSCCGGDAGSRGCTTNRLHVWYGLQTGLNGPFEGFVATRTGASDGKHQIFGLDCEMCFTGRGLELCKVSVVASDGRLLYERLVKPECQIVDYNTRFSGISEQDFTARGQNIRTLKEVQQDLLKMIGAEAILVGHGLENDLRALKIIHRNIIDTSVVFPHTSGLPFRRSLKSLAKTFLKRDIQTAATGHDSLEDSRACIELMLWRVRKDFRTSINAH encoded by the exons ACGCAACTTGTGAGAGAGTGACTCAGAGGAGCACCAAGGAGGAGATTAAGGGAAGGAAAGAACGAAAGGATAGCAGTGGCATATCGTCAGATGACGAAGCAAATCTGCTGGAGAAGAAGTCCGATGATGGGAGCAGTGATACGAGTGATGGCACAAGAAATGTCCGTGGGAGACGTTTTGGCAGCCGGAAGGGTAAAAAGCAGCGCTGGAGGGAAAAATCAGCCACCTGTGAAG CCCGAGAACGATTGGAGGAAGATGAGGAGGAAGAGAAAGATCTCCATTACTATGTGGTAGCCAGCAGTAGTAGTGGAAGTGAGGATTCTCCGAAGAAAGTCCCACAGATGCGTGGGAAGAATGGCGGAAAGAATCCACGTCGGCAGCGTCGGAATCAGCGCAAAGATAGCCAGGAATCCGTGGAGAAGATGCCTGTGGGCAGGAAGGATAAAAAGAGTGTGAATTTCAGTGGATGCGATGAAGAGAGAATATGGACTCTGACTCCGCCATTGAGGCAGCATACAAAGCTCAATATGACTGAGGATATTCTCAGTTCATGCCTCAGATCATATGTCCTGCTTCCACATCAGCTTCGTCCATTGGGTTTTCCGGTGGCGTGTGAGTGGGATCGACGACGAGCTATTATTTACAAGAGTTCTCCTGGGGAATTCTTTGCCCTCAAGAGAGCTTCAATTGTGTCCAGTGGCAGTGTTTTTGATGTCAATGCAGCAGAATTCGTGCCTGCGAGTCACGGAGGAGAAGTACCTCAGGTGACTTCATCGGTGATTGTCAATGAATGCGATGGACTGGATAAACCGTCGCAGGAAGCTCTGCTGTCCGGAGACAGTGGTCAGAGCAGTGGCTCTTCGAGTCCACCATCCGTGGATGGAGAAGATGCTCTGGATGACACTGTGACATTTATTCCCAGCGAAGAGAAACGCTGCTGCCGCTGCGGTAGGGGATTCTTTGTGACAGTCGACGGGGAGTATTTGACTCATGAGGCATGTGTCTTCCACTGGGGCAAATTACAGCGTGTGGATTGCCTGCCATTTGGTCGGGTGGAGTTTTCATGCTGTGGCGGTGATGCTGGAAGTCGAGGATGTACAACAAATCGCCTCCATGTCTG GTATGGCCTCCAGACGGGTCTAAATGGTCCATTTGAGGGCTTCGTAGCAACTCGTACAGGTGCTTCAGATGGGAAGCATCAGATTTTTGGGCTGGACTGTGAGATGTGCTTTACTGGACGTGGTCTAGAGCTGTGCAAAGTATCTGTGGTAGCTTCCGATGGGAGATTGCTCTATGAGCGTCTCGTGAAGCCAGAATGTCAAATAGTGGACTACAATACTCGATTTTCGGGTATCTCTGAGCAGGACTTTACAGCTCGGGGGCAGAATATTCGGACGCTGAAGGAGGTGCAGCAGGATTTGCTGAAGATGATTGGGGCTGAGGCAATTCTCGTTGGTCATGGCCTTGAGAATGACTTACGAGCCCTGAAGATCATCCATAGGAACATCATTGATACATCTGTGGTGTTTCCTCATACTTCAGGGCTCCCATTTAGGCGATCCCTGAAATCCCTGGCTAAGACTTTTCTCAAGCGAGACATCCAGACAGCTGCCACGGGTCACGATAGCCTCGAAGACAGTCGGGCTTGCATTGAGCTGATGCTGTGGCGAGTCCGGAAGGATTTTCGCACCAGCATCAATGCCCACTGA
- the LOC129806907 gene encoding uncharacterized protein LOC129806907 isoform X5 → MGRKLLRNLDATCERVTQRSTKEEIKGRKERKDSSGISSDDEANLLEKKSDDGSSDTSDGTRNVRGRRFGSRKGKKQRWREKSATCEVARERLEEDEEEEKDLHYYVVASSSSGSEDSPKKVPQMRGKNGGKNPRRQRRNQRKDSQESVEKMPVGRKDKKSVNFSGCDEERIWTLTPPLRQHTKLNMTEDILSSCLRSYVLLPHQLRPLGFPVACEWDRRRAIIYKSSPGEFFALKRASIVSSGSVFDVNAAEFVPASHGGEVPQVTSSVIVNECDGLDKPSQEALLSGDSGQSSGSSSPPSVDGEDALDDTVTFIPSEEKRCCRCGRGFFVTVDGEYLTHEACVFHWGKLQRVDCLPFGRVEFSCCGGDAGSRGCTTNRLHVWYGLQTGLNGPFEGFVATRTGASDGKHQIFGLDCEMCFTGRGLELCKVSVVASDGRLLYERLVKPECQIVDYNTRFSGISEQDFTARGQNIRTLKEVQQDLLKMIGAEAILVGHGLENDLRALKIIHRNIIDTSVVFPHTSGLPFRRSLKSLAKTFLKRDIQTAATGHDSLEDSRACIELMLWRVRKDFRTSINAH, encoded by the exons ACGCAACTTGTGAGAGAGTGACTCAGAGGAGCACCAAGGAGGAGATTAAGGGAAGGAAAGAACGAAAGGATAGCAGTGGCATATCGTCAGATGACGAAGCAAATCTGCTGGAGAAGAAGTCCGATGATGGGAGCAGTGATACGAGTGATGGCACAAGAAATGTCCGTGGGAGACGTTTTGGCAGCCGGAAGGGTAAAAAGCAGCGCTGGAGGGAAAAATCAGCCACCTGTGAAG TAGCCCGAGAACGATTGGAGGAAGATGAGGAGGAAGAGAAAGATCTCCATTACTATGTGGTAGCCAGCAGTAGTAGTGGAAGTGAGGATTCTCCGAAGAAAGTCCCACAGATGCGTGGGAAGAATGGCGGAAAGAATCCACGTCGGCAGCGTCGGAATCAGCGCAAAGATAGCCAGGAATCCGTGGAGAAGATGCCTGTGGGCAGGAAGGATAAAAAGAGTGTGAATTTCAGTGGATGCGATGAAGAGAGAATATGGACTCTGACTCCGCCATTGAGGCAGCATACAAAGCTCAATATGACTGAGGATATTCTCAGTTCATGCCTCAGATCATATGTCCTGCTTCCACATCAGCTTCGTCCATTGGGTTTTCCGGTGGCGTGTGAGTGGGATCGACGACGAGCTATTATTTACAAGAGTTCTCCTGGGGAATTCTTTGCCCTCAAGAGAGCTTCAATTGTGTCCAGTGGCAGTGTTTTTGATGTCAATGCAGCAGAATTCGTGCCTGCGAGTCACGGAGGAGAAGTACCTCAGGTGACTTCATCGGTGATTGTCAATGAATGCGATGGACTGGATAAACCGTCGCAGGAAGCTCTGCTGTCCGGAGACAGTGGTCAGAGCAGTGGCTCTTCGAGTCCACCATCCGTGGATGGAGAAGATGCTCTGGATGACACTGTGACATTTATTCCCAGCGAAGAGAAACGCTGCTGCCGCTGCGGTAGGGGATTCTTTGTGACAGTCGACGGGGAGTATTTGACTCATGAGGCATGTGTCTTCCACTGGGGCAAATTACAGCGTGTGGATTGCCTGCCATTTGGTCGGGTGGAGTTTTCATGCTGTGGCGGTGATGCTGGAAGTCGAGGATGTACAACAAATCGCCTCCATGTCTG GTATGGCCTCCAGACGGGTCTAAATGGTCCATTTGAGGGCTTCGTAGCAACTCGTACAGGTGCTTCAGATGGGAAGCATCAGATTTTTGGGCTGGACTGTGAGATGTGCTTTACTGGACGTGGTCTAGAGCTGTGCAAAGTATCTGTGGTAGCTTCCGATGGGAGATTGCTCTATGAGCGTCTCGTGAAGCCAGAATGTCAAATAGTGGACTACAATACTCGATTTTCGGGTATCTCTGAGCAGGACTTTACAGCTCGGGGGCAGAATATTCGGACGCTGAAGGAGGTGCAGCAGGATTTGCTGAAGATGATTGGGGCTGAGGCAATTCTCGTTGGTCATGGCCTTGAGAATGACTTACGAGCCCTGAAGATCATCCATAGGAACATCATTGATACATCTGTGGTGTTTCCTCATACTTCAGGGCTCCCATTTAGGCGATCCCTGAAATCCCTGGCTAAGACTTTTCTCAAGCGAGACATCCAGACAGCTGCCACGGGTCACGATAGCCTCGAAGACAGTCGGGCTTGCATTGAGCTGATGCTGTGGCGAGTCCGGAAGGATTTTCGCACCAGCATCAATGCCCACTGA
- the LOC129806907 gene encoding uncharacterized protein LOC129806907 isoform X1 yields the protein MYVCWVNPSQMGMIPSTIVWQQYPQMHRPFSPAPRFRSWTQNATCERVTQRSTKEEIKGRKERKDSSGISSDDEANLLEKKSDDGSSDTSDGTRNVRGRRFGSRKGKKQRWREKSATCEVARERLEEDEEEEKDLHYYVVASSSSGSEDSPKKVPQMRGKNGGKNPRRQRRNQRKDSQESVEKMPVGRKDKKSVNFSGCDEERIWTLTPPLRQHTKLNMTEDILSSCLRSYVLLPHQLRPLGFPVACEWDRRRAIIYKSSPGEFFALKRASIVSSGSVFDVNAAEFVPASHGGEVPQVTSSVIVNECDGLDKPSQEALLSGDSGQSSGSSSPPSVDGEDALDDTVTFIPSEEKRCCRCGRGFFVTVDGEYLTHEACVFHWGKLQRVDCLPFGRVEFSCCGGDAGSRGCTTNRLHVWYGLQTGLNGPFEGFVATRTGASDGKHQIFGLDCEMCFTGRGLELCKVSVVASDGRLLYERLVKPECQIVDYNTRFSGISEQDFTARGQNIRTLKEVQQDLLKMIGAEAILVGHGLENDLRALKIIHRNIIDTSVVFPHTSGLPFRRSLKSLAKTFLKRDIQTAATGHDSLEDSRACIELMLWRVRKDFRTSINAH from the exons ACGCAACTTGTGAGAGAGTGACTCAGAGGAGCACCAAGGAGGAGATTAAGGGAAGGAAAGAACGAAAGGATAGCAGTGGCATATCGTCAGATGACGAAGCAAATCTGCTGGAGAAGAAGTCCGATGATGGGAGCAGTGATACGAGTGATGGCACAAGAAATGTCCGTGGGAGACGTTTTGGCAGCCGGAAGGGTAAAAAGCAGCGCTGGAGGGAAAAATCAGCCACCTGTGAAG TAGCCCGAGAACGATTGGAGGAAGATGAGGAGGAAGAGAAAGATCTCCATTACTATGTGGTAGCCAGCAGTAGTAGTGGAAGTGAGGATTCTCCGAAGAAAGTCCCACAGATGCGTGGGAAGAATGGCGGAAAGAATCCACGTCGGCAGCGTCGGAATCAGCGCAAAGATAGCCAGGAATCCGTGGAGAAGATGCCTGTGGGCAGGAAGGATAAAAAGAGTGTGAATTTCAGTGGATGCGATGAAGAGAGAATATGGACTCTGACTCCGCCATTGAGGCAGCATACAAAGCTCAATATGACTGAGGATATTCTCAGTTCATGCCTCAGATCATATGTCCTGCTTCCACATCAGCTTCGTCCATTGGGTTTTCCGGTGGCGTGTGAGTGGGATCGACGACGAGCTATTATTTACAAGAGTTCTCCTGGGGAATTCTTTGCCCTCAAGAGAGCTTCAATTGTGTCCAGTGGCAGTGTTTTTGATGTCAATGCAGCAGAATTCGTGCCTGCGAGTCACGGAGGAGAAGTACCTCAGGTGACTTCATCGGTGATTGTCAATGAATGCGATGGACTGGATAAACCGTCGCAGGAAGCTCTGCTGTCCGGAGACAGTGGTCAGAGCAGTGGCTCTTCGAGTCCACCATCCGTGGATGGAGAAGATGCTCTGGATGACACTGTGACATTTATTCCCAGCGAAGAGAAACGCTGCTGCCGCTGCGGTAGGGGATTCTTTGTGACAGTCGACGGGGAGTATTTGACTCATGAGGCATGTGTCTTCCACTGGGGCAAATTACAGCGTGTGGATTGCCTGCCATTTGGTCGGGTGGAGTTTTCATGCTGTGGCGGTGATGCTGGAAGTCGAGGATGTACAACAAATCGCCTCCATGTCTG GTATGGCCTCCAGACGGGTCTAAATGGTCCATTTGAGGGCTTCGTAGCAACTCGTACAGGTGCTTCAGATGGGAAGCATCAGATTTTTGGGCTGGACTGTGAGATGTGCTTTACTGGACGTGGTCTAGAGCTGTGCAAAGTATCTGTGGTAGCTTCCGATGGGAGATTGCTCTATGAGCGTCTCGTGAAGCCAGAATGTCAAATAGTGGACTACAATACTCGATTTTCGGGTATCTCTGAGCAGGACTTTACAGCTCGGGGGCAGAATATTCGGACGCTGAAGGAGGTGCAGCAGGATTTGCTGAAGATGATTGGGGCTGAGGCAATTCTCGTTGGTCATGGCCTTGAGAATGACTTACGAGCCCTGAAGATCATCCATAGGAACATCATTGATACATCTGTGGTGTTTCCTCATACTTCAGGGCTCCCATTTAGGCGATCCCTGAAATCCCTGGCTAAGACTTTTCTCAAGCGAGACATCCAGACAGCTGCCACGGGTCACGATAGCCTCGAAGACAGTCGGGCTTGCATTGAGCTGATGCTGTGGCGAGTCCGGAAGGATTTTCGCACCAGCATCAATGCCCACTGA
- the LOC129806907 gene encoding uncharacterized protein LOC129806907 isoform X2, with translation MYVCWVNPSQMGMIPSTIVWQQYPQMHRPFSPAPRFRSWTQNATCERVTQRSTKEEIKGRKERKDSSGISSDDEANLLEKKSDDGSSDTSDGTRNVRGRRFGSRKGKKQRWREKSATCEARERLEEDEEEEKDLHYYVVASSSSGSEDSPKKVPQMRGKNGGKNPRRQRRNQRKDSQESVEKMPVGRKDKKSVNFSGCDEERIWTLTPPLRQHTKLNMTEDILSSCLRSYVLLPHQLRPLGFPVACEWDRRRAIIYKSSPGEFFALKRASIVSSGSVFDVNAAEFVPASHGGEVPQVTSSVIVNECDGLDKPSQEALLSGDSGQSSGSSSPPSVDGEDALDDTVTFIPSEEKRCCRCGRGFFVTVDGEYLTHEACVFHWGKLQRVDCLPFGRVEFSCCGGDAGSRGCTTNRLHVWYGLQTGLNGPFEGFVATRTGASDGKHQIFGLDCEMCFTGRGLELCKVSVVASDGRLLYERLVKPECQIVDYNTRFSGISEQDFTARGQNIRTLKEVQQDLLKMIGAEAILVGHGLENDLRALKIIHRNIIDTSVVFPHTSGLPFRRSLKSLAKTFLKRDIQTAATGHDSLEDSRACIELMLWRVRKDFRTSINAH, from the exons ACGCAACTTGTGAGAGAGTGACTCAGAGGAGCACCAAGGAGGAGATTAAGGGAAGGAAAGAACGAAAGGATAGCAGTGGCATATCGTCAGATGACGAAGCAAATCTGCTGGAGAAGAAGTCCGATGATGGGAGCAGTGATACGAGTGATGGCACAAGAAATGTCCGTGGGAGACGTTTTGGCAGCCGGAAGGGTAAAAAGCAGCGCTGGAGGGAAAAATCAGCCACCTGTGAAG CCCGAGAACGATTGGAGGAAGATGAGGAGGAAGAGAAAGATCTCCATTACTATGTGGTAGCCAGCAGTAGTAGTGGAAGTGAGGATTCTCCGAAGAAAGTCCCACAGATGCGTGGGAAGAATGGCGGAAAGAATCCACGTCGGCAGCGTCGGAATCAGCGCAAAGATAGCCAGGAATCCGTGGAGAAGATGCCTGTGGGCAGGAAGGATAAAAAGAGTGTGAATTTCAGTGGATGCGATGAAGAGAGAATATGGACTCTGACTCCGCCATTGAGGCAGCATACAAAGCTCAATATGACTGAGGATATTCTCAGTTCATGCCTCAGATCATATGTCCTGCTTCCACATCAGCTTCGTCCATTGGGTTTTCCGGTGGCGTGTGAGTGGGATCGACGACGAGCTATTATTTACAAGAGTTCTCCTGGGGAATTCTTTGCCCTCAAGAGAGCTTCAATTGTGTCCAGTGGCAGTGTTTTTGATGTCAATGCAGCAGAATTCGTGCCTGCGAGTCACGGAGGAGAAGTACCTCAGGTGACTTCATCGGTGATTGTCAATGAATGCGATGGACTGGATAAACCGTCGCAGGAAGCTCTGCTGTCCGGAGACAGTGGTCAGAGCAGTGGCTCTTCGAGTCCACCATCCGTGGATGGAGAAGATGCTCTGGATGACACTGTGACATTTATTCCCAGCGAAGAGAAACGCTGCTGCCGCTGCGGTAGGGGATTCTTTGTGACAGTCGACGGGGAGTATTTGACTCATGAGGCATGTGTCTTCCACTGGGGCAAATTACAGCGTGTGGATTGCCTGCCATTTGGTCGGGTGGAGTTTTCATGCTGTGGCGGTGATGCTGGAAGTCGAGGATGTACAACAAATCGCCTCCATGTCTG GTATGGCCTCCAGACGGGTCTAAATGGTCCATTTGAGGGCTTCGTAGCAACTCGTACAGGTGCTTCAGATGGGAAGCATCAGATTTTTGGGCTGGACTGTGAGATGTGCTTTACTGGACGTGGTCTAGAGCTGTGCAAAGTATCTGTGGTAGCTTCCGATGGGAGATTGCTCTATGAGCGTCTCGTGAAGCCAGAATGTCAAATAGTGGACTACAATACTCGATTTTCGGGTATCTCTGAGCAGGACTTTACAGCTCGGGGGCAGAATATTCGGACGCTGAAGGAGGTGCAGCAGGATTTGCTGAAGATGATTGGGGCTGAGGCAATTCTCGTTGGTCATGGCCTTGAGAATGACTTACGAGCCCTGAAGATCATCCATAGGAACATCATTGATACATCTGTGGTGTTTCCTCATACTTCAGGGCTCCCATTTAGGCGATCCCTGAAATCCCTGGCTAAGACTTTTCTCAAGCGAGACATCCAGACAGCTGCCACGGGTCACGATAGCCTCGAAGACAGTCGGGCTTGCATTGAGCTGATGCTGTGGCGAGTCCGGAAGGATTTTCGCACCAGCATCAATGCCCACTGA
- the LOC129806907 gene encoding uncharacterized protein LOC129806907 isoform X3, producing the protein MYLHEHIMYLFLTLIGLCFALGCRRQVRRKNATCERVTQRSTKEEIKGRKERKDSSGISSDDEANLLEKKSDDGSSDTSDGTRNVRGRRFGSRKGKKQRWREKSATCEVARERLEEDEEEEKDLHYYVVASSSSGSEDSPKKVPQMRGKNGGKNPRRQRRNQRKDSQESVEKMPVGRKDKKSVNFSGCDEERIWTLTPPLRQHTKLNMTEDILSSCLRSYVLLPHQLRPLGFPVACEWDRRRAIIYKSSPGEFFALKRASIVSSGSVFDVNAAEFVPASHGGEVPQVTSSVIVNECDGLDKPSQEALLSGDSGQSSGSSSPPSVDGEDALDDTVTFIPSEEKRCCRCGRGFFVTVDGEYLTHEACVFHWGKLQRVDCLPFGRVEFSCCGGDAGSRGCTTNRLHVWYGLQTGLNGPFEGFVATRTGASDGKHQIFGLDCEMCFTGRGLELCKVSVVASDGRLLYERLVKPECQIVDYNTRFSGISEQDFTARGQNIRTLKEVQQDLLKMIGAEAILVGHGLENDLRALKIIHRNIIDTSVVFPHTSGLPFRRSLKSLAKTFLKRDIQTAATGHDSLEDSRACIELMLWRVRKDFRTSINAH; encoded by the exons ACGCAACTTGTGAGAGAGTGACTCAGAGGAGCACCAAGGAGGAGATTAAGGGAAGGAAAGAACGAAAGGATAGCAGTGGCATATCGTCAGATGACGAAGCAAATCTGCTGGAGAAGAAGTCCGATGATGGGAGCAGTGATACGAGTGATGGCACAAGAAATGTCCGTGGGAGACGTTTTGGCAGCCGGAAGGGTAAAAAGCAGCGCTGGAGGGAAAAATCAGCCACCTGTGAAG TAGCCCGAGAACGATTGGAGGAAGATGAGGAGGAAGAGAAAGATCTCCATTACTATGTGGTAGCCAGCAGTAGTAGTGGAAGTGAGGATTCTCCGAAGAAAGTCCCACAGATGCGTGGGAAGAATGGCGGAAAGAATCCACGTCGGCAGCGTCGGAATCAGCGCAAAGATAGCCAGGAATCCGTGGAGAAGATGCCTGTGGGCAGGAAGGATAAAAAGAGTGTGAATTTCAGTGGATGCGATGAAGAGAGAATATGGACTCTGACTCCGCCATTGAGGCAGCATACAAAGCTCAATATGACTGAGGATATTCTCAGTTCATGCCTCAGATCATATGTCCTGCTTCCACATCAGCTTCGTCCATTGGGTTTTCCGGTGGCGTGTGAGTGGGATCGACGACGAGCTATTATTTACAAGAGTTCTCCTGGGGAATTCTTTGCCCTCAAGAGAGCTTCAATTGTGTCCAGTGGCAGTGTTTTTGATGTCAATGCAGCAGAATTCGTGCCTGCGAGTCACGGAGGAGAAGTACCTCAGGTGACTTCATCGGTGATTGTCAATGAATGCGATGGACTGGATAAACCGTCGCAGGAAGCTCTGCTGTCCGGAGACAGTGGTCAGAGCAGTGGCTCTTCGAGTCCACCATCCGTGGATGGAGAAGATGCTCTGGATGACACTGTGACATTTATTCCCAGCGAAGAGAAACGCTGCTGCCGCTGCGGTAGGGGATTCTTTGTGACAGTCGACGGGGAGTATTTGACTCATGAGGCATGTGTCTTCCACTGGGGCAAATTACAGCGTGTGGATTGCCTGCCATTTGGTCGGGTGGAGTTTTCATGCTGTGGCGGTGATGCTGGAAGTCGAGGATGTACAACAAATCGCCTCCATGTCTG GTATGGCCTCCAGACGGGTCTAAATGGTCCATTTGAGGGCTTCGTAGCAACTCGTACAGGTGCTTCAGATGGGAAGCATCAGATTTTTGGGCTGGACTGTGAGATGTGCTTTACTGGACGTGGTCTAGAGCTGTGCAAAGTATCTGTGGTAGCTTCCGATGGGAGATTGCTCTATGAGCGTCTCGTGAAGCCAGAATGTCAAATAGTGGACTACAATACTCGATTTTCGGGTATCTCTGAGCAGGACTTTACAGCTCGGGGGCAGAATATTCGGACGCTGAAGGAGGTGCAGCAGGATTTGCTGAAGATGATTGGGGCTGAGGCAATTCTCGTTGGTCATGGCCTTGAGAATGACTTACGAGCCCTGAAGATCATCCATAGGAACATCATTGATACATCTGTGGTGTTTCCTCATACTTCAGGGCTCCCATTTAGGCGATCCCTGAAATCCCTGGCTAAGACTTTTCTCAAGCGAGACATCCAGACAGCTGCCACGGGTCACGATAGCCTCGAAGACAGTCGGGCTTGCATTGAGCTGATGCTGTGGCGAGTCCGGAAGGATTTTCGCACCAGCATCAATGCCCACTGA